A single genomic interval of Helianthus annuus cultivar XRQ/B chromosome 6, HanXRQr2.0-SUNRISE, whole genome shotgun sequence harbors:
- the LOC110944463 gene encoding loganic acid O-methyltransferase, with protein sequence MMESNKSSQAYPMKGGDGVSSYTNNSSYQKSLAEVVMSLIGEAIANKLDVQSFVGGHPFLIADLGCSIGPNTFIAVKNIINSVQLKYQTLKITPTPEFQVFFNDHASNDFNTLFKTLPSDKHYYAAGVPGSFYARLFPRSSFHLIYSSFALHWLSKVPGEVMERGSPAWNKGRVHYGGAEEEVVMAYKQQYERDMHGFLNARAEEVVCGGLVVVLVPGRPNEVPHSKCIGNVLFEILGCCLLEMAKEGKINEETVDHLNLPIYYASPQELEEIVNKNGYFTIDRMEGLPHIAEPETKHAATRLALGIRVGVEAIFKGHLEEETIDELFDSYSKKLEQVPSAYSSGGASIMFAVFRRNDKCY encoded by the exons ATGATGGAGAGCAACAAGTCTTCCCAAGCCTATCCAATGAAGGGTGGAGATGGTGTTTCTAGCTACACTAACAACTCCTCATATCAg AAGTCACTTGCTGAAGTCGTTATGTCGCTCATAGGCGAAGCGATCGCCAATAAGCTAGACGTCCAAAGCTTCGTGGGTGGACACCCTTTCCTTATCGCGGACTTGGGTTGCTCTATAGGCCCTAACACCTTCATAGCAGTCAAAAACATAATAAACTCCGTGCAACTCAAATACCAAACCCTTAAAATCACCCCAACACCGGAATTCCAAGTCTTTTTCAATGATCATGCCTCAAACGACTTCAACACCCTTTTCAAAACCCTTCCTTCCGACAAACATTATTATGCAGCCGGCGTCCCAGGCTCATTTTATGCGCGTTTGTTCCCACGATCATCGTTTCATCTCATCTACTCTTCGTTCGCTCTCCATTGGCTTTCTAAAGTGCCTGGTGAGGTGATGGAAAGGGGCTCTCCGGCTTGGAACAAAGGGAGAGTTCATTATGGTGGTGCTGAAGAGGAGGTGGTGATGGCTTATAAACAACAATATGAGAGAGATATGCATGGGTTCTTAAATGCTCGAGCAGAAGAGGTGGTTTGCGGCGGTTTAGTGGTGGTTCTAGTGCCGGGCCGGCCAAATGAAGTTCCACATTCCAAGTGCATTGGTAATGTGTTGTTTGAGATTTTGGGTTGTTGCTTGTTGGAGATGGCTAAGGAG GGTAAGATTAATGAAGAAACGGTAGACCATCTCAACCTACCCATCTACTATGCATCGCCACAAGAACTAGAGGAAATAGTTAACAAAAACGGTTACTTTACAATAGATAGAATGGAGGGATTGCCTCACATTGCAGAACCTGAGACGAAGCATGCGGCCACACGTCTAGCATTGGGTATACGGGTTGGTGTGGAGGCCATCTTCAAGGGCCACCTCGAAGAAGAAACCATAGATGAGCTGTTCGATTCCTATAGCAAGAAACTAGAACAAGTACCCTCTGCATATTCATCCGGTGGAGCATCCATAATGTTTGCGGTATTTAGAAGAAATGATAAATGTTATTAA